CAGATCGTGCAGTCCATCGAACGAGAGGAATCGAACGATGGCACGCACGAGAAAATGCCGCCGGAGCTACGGCGCCGGCGAGTGGGGCCGGAACAGGGTCCGGATCTTCCCGGACCCGAAGACCGGCAACTTCCAGATTGAGTGGCGCGAGAACGGGCGAAGGCTCACCCGGTCGCTCGGACACCGCGACTGGGCGAGGGCGAAACGGCAGGCGGACGAATTCGCCGCCGGGTTCGCCGGACCCGAGATCGGGGGCAAGGCGGAAGCCGAGCCCGAGCCGCTCACGCTGGAGAAGCTCTTTGACATCTACGGTGAGGAGGTCACGCCCACCAAGGGCGAGTGCTCCCGGCAATACGACCGGGGTGCATTGGCGATGTTCCTCCGGTTCTTCGGGAAGGACCGGAAGCCCGCAACGCTTTCCCAGCGCGACTGGGACCGGTTCATCCGGGCGAGGCGGGCGGGCAGGGTCGGACCGAGCGGGAGACCCGTTTCCAACAGGACGGTCGAACGAGACCTGCGGTTCCTGCTCGCGGTCCTCAACTGGGCCGCACGGTCGCGGAACGAGGCGGGAAGGCTTCTCCTCGACTCCAACCCTCTGAAGGGCTTGAGGGTGCCCAGGGAGAAGAACCCAACCCGGGTGATTCTCTCTCAAGCGGAGTACGAGGCGCTGCTCCGGGTGTCCGCCCAGATCGATTGGCGCTTTCGCGTGGCGCTCGTGCTCGCGCACGAAACGGGCCACCGAATCGGCGCAATCCGCCACCTGAGGTGGTGCGACATCGACACGGGAGCCGGGGTGATTTGGTGGCGTGCGGAGCACGATAAGACAGGGTTCGAGCATCGGACACCCGTGACCGACGAGGCGCTAAGAGTGCTGGAAGAGGCGCGGAAGGCGAACCCCGGGAACGGCGACGCTCCCGTGCTGCCCGCGCGCAGGGACTCCGCGGGGAGCGTGAGCCACGCGGCGGCGCGCGACTGGTGGAAAAAGGCCGAAGCGCTCGCCGGGCTGGAGCGCATGCGCGGCAGGGGCTGGCATTCGCTGAGGCGCAAGTTCGCCTCGGACCTGATGGACCAGCCGCTGAAGGTGCTCTGCGAACTGGGAGGCTGGAGGACGGCACAGACGGTGCTCCAGTGTTACCAGAGACCCGACGAGGACCGGCTCAAGAAGGCGCTCGCGGCGCGGCGGATCCACCCTTCCGCCAGTTAGCGGGAGTCAATCGGCGGGACCCGGGCCGCCAAATCGTGTAACTTCAACCGGGGCAAGCGGAATCAATTCCGAAACGTTCTGCCAAAATGGCAGACGGGAGGATGATCTGAACAGGGAGCCCGGCGGGCCCGACCTGCTGATCCGCAACGTTCACGTCGCCACCATGGCGGACACGGGCGAGGCGTACGGCGTGGTGCGCGATGGCCTGGTGGCGGTCGCCGGTGGGCGGATCACCTGGGTCGGGGCCGCGCGCGGGGCCCCCCGCGAGTTGGCTGCGGACACCTCCCGCACCCTGGATGGACGAGGTGGCTGGCTCACCCCCGGGCTCATCGACTGCCATACCCACCTCGTCTTCGCGGGAACGCGCGCGGACGAGTTCGAGATGCGCCTGCGGGGCATGAGCTACAAGGAGATCGCGCTGGCCGGCGGCGGCATCCGCTCCACCGTGGCGGCGACCCGCGCAGCTACGGAAGAGCAGCTATGCGATGCATCCTCCTGGAGACTTGAAACTCTTGCAGCGCATGGTGTTACCACGGTTGAGATAAAGTCCGGTTACGGGCTGGATGTCGACACCGAACTGAGGATGCTGCGGGCCGCCCGCACCCTGGGTGAACGCCTCGATGTACGCGTGTCCCGCACCCTCCTCGCCGCGCACGCGCTCCCGTCCGAATACCAGGATCGCCGCGACGCCTACCTCGACCTGGTGTGCGGGACGATGATTCCCCGCGCGGCCGCCGATCGGCTCGCCCACGCCGTGGACGCGTTCTGCGAGGGCATCGGGTTCACCGTGGCGGAGTGCGCGCGCGTCTTCGATGCGGCGGCGGCCCACGGGCTCCCGGTGCGTCTGCACGCCGACCAGCTCTCGCCGTTCGGGGGGGCCGAACTCGCCGCCCGCTACCGCGCCCGCTCGGCCGACCACCTGGAGTACGCGACGGAGGCGGGGTGCCGCGCAATGGCTGCCGCCGGGACCACCGCGGTCCTCCTCCCGGGGGCGTATTACACTCTGGGCGAGTCCCGCCGGCCGCCCGTGGATGCAATGCGGCGTCACAGCGTGCCGATCGCGGTCGCGACCGACCTCAACCCCGGTTCGTCCCCCGTCACATCGCCTTTGCTCGCGATGAACATGGCCTGCGTCCTCTTCGGCCTGACGCCCGAGGAAGCGCTCGCCGGGATGACGCGCCAGGCCGCGCCGGTGCTGGGCCTGCAGGGGGAGGTGGGCGTAGTATCGCCGGGCGCGTGCGCGGATCTGGCGCTCTGGGACGTGGACCATCCCTCGGAGCTGAGCTACTGGATCGGCGCCAACCCCTGCCGGGCCGTGGTCCGGGGCGGCGAGGTGTTCCACGGCGACTTGCTCCACGGTACCCGATGAATCCGACGCTCTCGAACGAGGAACGCGCGGTCCTGGACGGCGAGCGCGGCCCCGCTCCGAAGTTGGCGATGCGCATCGTGGTGCGAATGGCGCGCATCCTCGGGGCGCGTGAGCTGGTGCCCGTGGCCTCCGCCCACATCGACGGCTGCCTCTACCACGGCGACGGGGGCGTCGAATTCGCCGAGCAGCTCGTTGCCCTGGGCGGGAAGGTGGCCGTGCCCACCACGCTGAACGTCGGTGCCCTCGACCTGCTCAACCCGCGCCGGGTGCGCTCCGCCGGCCATCGCCGGGAGATGGCGCTCCGGCAGATGCGGGCCTACGAGGCCCTGGGCTGCCGCCCCACCTGGACCTGCGCGCCCTACCAGGCGGGACATCGACCCGAGGGCGGACAGGACGTCGCCTGGGGCGAGAGCAACGCCGTGGTCTTCGCCAACTCGGTGCTCGGCGCGCGCACCAACCGCTATGGCGACTTCATGGACATCTGCTGCGCGCTGGCGGGCCGCGCGCCCCGCACCGGCCTGCACCTGGAGGAGAACCGGCGGGCCACCGTCGTGGTGGACACCGGCGCGATCAACCCGGCGCTCAAGGAGCGCGACGTGTTCTACCCGGTGCTGGGCACCTGGCTCGGCGCCACCGTCGACGAACGGGTCGCGGTCGTGACCGGACTGCCCGAGACGGCGACCGAGGACCAGCTGAAAGCCATGGGGGCGGCTTCCGCGTCATCCGGCGCGGTCGGGCTCTTCCACGTGGAGGGCGTCACCCCGGAGGCCCCGAACCTCGCAGCGGCGCTCGGTGGCCGGGCGCCCGAGGCCGTCCTCACGCCCGACGCGCGCGAACTGCGGCGGGTGCGGGACGCGCTCAGCACCACCGGCACGGCGCAACTCGACGCCGTCGCGCTCGGCAGCCCGCACTTCTCCCGCGACGAGTTCTCGCTTCTCGAGGCGCTGCTTCCCCGCGAGCCCTTCAGGATTCCCTTCTACGTCTGCACGGGAAGGGCGGAGTACGAGCGGCTGGAAACCAGCGGACGCCTGCGTCGATTCGAGGAGGCCGGGGTCGAGATCGTGGCCGACACCTGCGTCGTGGTCGCGCCCATCCTGCCCGCCCGTGGCAGCGTGCTGATGACGAACTCCGGCAAGTTCGCGCACTACACCCCCGCCACCACTGGCTACGATGTGGTCTACGGGAGCCTGGAAGACTGCGTGCGCTCCGCCGCAACCGGGCGCGTCACCCGCGACGAGGGCCTGTGGAGCTGAGCGGCGCGCCCGTGCACGCGGGCGAGGGCAGGGGCCCGCTGCTTGTGCTCCGGCGTCCCCTCAGCTTCTGGGGAGGCGTGGATCCCGAGACGGGGCGCGTGTCCGACCCCCGGCATCCGCAATACGGCGAACCGTTGGGTGGCCGCATCCTGGTCATGGAGCGCGCGATCGGCTCCAGCTCCTCCAGCGCCATCATGCTTGAGCTGCTGCGCAACGATGTCGCCCCGGCCGCCATCGTCCTCGGCTCCACCGACGCGATCCTGGTGCTGGGGGTCCTGGTCGCCGAGGAACTCGGCTACCCGAGCATCCCGCTCGTTGATGTGGGCAGGGATGGCTTCAAGCGGATCCGGGACGGCAAGGGAGGACATGGGCAGGTGCGAGCGCTAGCGCGGACGGCCATCCTGAGGGTGGCCTAGTCTTAGCCAAGCTAGACTAGACTAATCAAGGGCGGGACCGGTGGGGCTCCCGGTGCTACGGCAGCCCGTACCTCTCCAGGTATTGCAGGTCGAACTCGTCCATGCGCACCACGTAGACCACGCCTTCGCCGAACGCCACCACGCGGCGCTCCATCGGCAGTTCAATGGTCGCCGTGCGCGTCCCGGAGCCGTCGAAGAGATCGTATGCGGGGGCATTGCCCGCCGCGGTATGGCGGCGCACCCAGGCGCGGCCCGCCGGGTCGACGGGGATGCGCTGGAAGAACGCCGGCTTGCTGTCGGGCCACTGGTAGCTGTCCAGGTCGTCGTTGCCCGGGGCCCCGCCGCGGCCCGCGCGTATGTTCATCACGCCGTTGACCCCGGTGGCCTGGATGGTCATGCCGCCGCCCGTCTCGGCCTGGGCGTCGCGCCACTCCTCCATCTCGGCCCTTCCGATGCCCACCGGCGAATACGCGTACGCCGGCCCGCGCGTGACCTCGCCGTCAGGCGCGAACCACTCCACCCAGAACTCCCCGGATCCGGGGACCGAGCGGGCGGTCACCACCCGGCCATCCGCCGCCACGCCCCACGCGTCGGCGGGCGACAGCGGAATCGGCGAGATCGACACGTTCTGGTTGCCCGCTCCGCCCGAGGTGCGGCGGGTGCGGTCGGTCAGCTTGACGCTCGCCAGCGTGTCAACCGCCTCCGTCTCCAGGTCGTAGCGGAGAACCTGCGAGGAGTCGGCCACCTCTCCCCCCGCGCTCATCCCGAAGCCCTGGAAGTAGATGCCTCCGCTCGCGTCCACGCCCTGCGGAATCGCGAGCATGATCGGCGCCCCCATCCGGAACGCACCCAGCATGTAGGGCCGCGTGTCGCCGAAGCTCAGGTCCGCGCCCATCTCGGTCAGGCGCCCGTTGCCGAGGTCCACCAGGAGGGACCTGTCGCCCGGCAGCGGCCAAACCGCGTCCGGCTGGCGGTATTCCGCGGGTCCCTCGCCCACTTGGCCGACGGTGACGGTGGTCCCGGCCTCCATATCGACCATCAGCAGCGTCTGCCCCAGCGGATCCGCCACCAGCACCCGACCGTCCGGCAGCTCGCGCACGGTCTGGATCACGGCGAACTCGTGTTCGAGCGCCGCCTGTGCCGGACCGAGGCCGGTGCGATCTTCTTCGGTGCCCGCGCTGCCACAGGCCGCGGCGGCGATCAGCGCAAGGGCTGCGCCGACTCCCCGCAGCGCGAGCCGGGTCGGATATCGGAAACGGATGCGTTCGGCCTTGTCGTTCATGGTCTCGAAGTACCTCCGTGAGCAGGTCGGGAGAACGCGGTCGGGCTCGCCCGCAACAGGGTGCCACGAGTCGGTGCCGGCGTCTGGAAGCCGACGCAGCCCGCAGTCGGCTCGTCCATGGGACTCGAACCGTGTCCGCGTGGTTGCACGGGCCGGGACCAAGATGAGCAGTGGCCGTGGACTCGTCCACCCGAGGCGAGGCGCGTGATCCATCGGATGCCATGTGCCTTACATCCGGGGACCCGATGACTTCGCGGAAATGCGCTGCCTGATCCCCGCGCGCGCTCAGGGGTAGACGAAGCCGGCAGGTTGCGGCCAGCTTTGCGGCACCGGGTGTCTCCATGTTCGGGGATTCCGCCCGGGGCCGGTCCCCTCGTCGCGGTGGCGGGGGAGCGCGACCCCAACGGCATCCCGTCCCTTTCACGCCGCGACGAAGAGGCTACGACTCACCCATGAGGCGCATCGCACGGTTTGCGTGGGTCCTGCTTCGTCTGCTGCCGTTCCTGATCGCGTTCCTGCGCGACCGCCGGCGCTGGATCGTGGTCGGGCGCCCCGCGCGCCGAGGGCCGGGACACCACGAGCGCCGCGCCGCCCGCCTGGTCGGGACCATCGCTGCCCTCGGACCCGCCTTCATCAAGCTGGGGCAGATGTTCGCCTCGCGCGCCGACATCCTTCCCGAGCCCTATCTCACCGCCGTGGGCACGCTCCGCGACCAGGTGCCGCCCGCTTCCCCGGACGCGATCGTGGGCGTGATCGAGAAAGAGCTCGGCGCGAGGCTCCCGGACCTCTTCGAGAGCTTCGACCGCGAACCCATCGCCGCGGCCAGCCTAGGACAGGTGCACCGGGCCCGGCTCGACGGACGCGACGTGGCGGTAAAGGTCCTCCGTCCGCGCGTGGAGCAGCGGGTCGCGCTGGACGTGGATACCGCGTTCCGGATCGTCTTCTGGCTGAACGTCCTGTTTCCCAACCATCACATGCGGGCGCTGGCCAACGTGATCCGCGAATTCTCGGTGAAGGTGCGGGAGGAGATGGATCTGCGGGTGGAAGCCGAGAACACCCGGCGCTTCCGGCGCGCCTTCGCCCGGGACCGCGCCGTCAGGGCGCCGCGCGTCTTCGACGACATGACCACCCGGCACGTGATGGTGATGCAGTACATGGAGGGCATCCGCATCGATCGCCTGGGAGACCGCGTGCGCCGGGGACGCCCTTCGGCGAGCCTGCTCATGGAAAGGCTGTCCTCCGTATACCTGCGCATGATGATGATGGACGGCTTCCTGCACGCCGATCCTCATCCGGGGAACCTGCTGGTGGCGGAGGACGGATCGCTCGTGGTGCTCGACTGGGGCGCCGTCATCGAGGTGCCGCGCTGGACCCGCCAGAGCCTGCTCGGCCTTTCGATGGCCGTGGTGCGGGAGGACATCGACGGCGCCATCGGCGCCATGTACCGGCTGGGGATGATCGGCCCGGAGGTGTCGCGCGGGGAGATCCGCGAGGCGGCGGCGGAGATCGTGCGGGTGGTGGAGGGAGCGCGCAAGGACGGACAGGCCGGCCGACGGCGCGTTCAGGAGAGCGTGCGCGAGGTGCTGGACACCTTCTACACCTGGCCCCTCATGCTCCCGCGCGAGCTCGTCTACCTGTTCCGCACGCTGGTGCTGCTCGAGGGCATCGGAGCCGCCTACGACGCGCGCTTCGACTCCTTCGCCGTCTTCCGCAGGGTGGTGGGCGCGCACCGGGGCGAGATCCTGCGCACCGCGGGCCGGGAACCGGTCGCCATCGCGAAGGACGTGTGGTCCGAGACCAGCGGGCTGGTGCGTTCCGCGCGCGCGCTGCTGGTGCGGGCCGAGCGCGAGAACCTGCGGGTGCGGGTACATCCGCGCGACATCCAGGGCATCGAACGCTCCCTCACGCTGCTGGGCCGACGGCTGCTGCTGTCGATCTTCGCCGCCTCCACCGCCATCATCTCCGCCATCATCTACATCTCGCTCGACAACGTCTGGGTGCTGGCCGCCGGGCTGCTTGCCGCGCTGGTGCTGTTCCTGGTCGTGCTGGTGGTCCCCGCGCACCTGCTTGACAACCCGTTGCGCCACGCGCGCGGGCTGGGGTCGCGTCGATGGCAGCCGTAGCGGGCCGGGCGCAAGCCCCGGAGCGCGAGATGGCGCGCTCGCTCGCTGAGGGGTGCGGCGCGGGTGAGCGGGCGGCGCTGGCGCGGGCCATTTCGGTGGTGGAGGACCGCCGCCCGGGCTTCCGCGAACTGCTGGCACAGGTGACCGGGCACGGCCGCCGGGCCCACCGGACGGGGATCACCGGGCCGCCCGGGGCGGGGAAGTCGACCCTGGCGGCGGCGCTCGCCCGGGTTTGGCGCGACGCGCGCGAGGAGGTGGCGATCGTGGCGGTGGATCCCACTTCGCCCTACTCAGGGGGCGCGCTGCTGGGAGACCGCGTGCGCATGGCGCCGCTCCGGCTCGACCGGGGCGTCTTCATCCGCTCGATGGCGACGCGCGGGGCGGGCGGCGGCCTGGCCGAGGCGGTGCACGACGTGATCGACCTCATGGAGGGGAGCGGATTCGGCCGCATCCTTCTGGAAACGGTGGGGGTCGGCCAGACCGAGCTGGGGGTGGCGGAAGCGGCCGACACCGTGGTGGTGGTGCTCACGCCCGAATCGGGCGACGAAGTGCAGGCCATGAAGGCCGGGCTTGCCGAGGTGGCCGACATCTTCGTGGTGAACAAGGCCGACCGCCCGGAGGCTCGCGCGCTCGTGGGGCGGCTGCGCGATGCGGTCGGGCTGGGTCGCGGCCGGGGTGGCGGGGCCCGCGGCGCCGACGTGCTCGCGGAGGAGGCCAACGCGCGTGGATGGAACGCCCCCGTGCTCACTGCGGTCGCCACCGCGGGCGAAGGGATCATCGCGTTGGCGGACGCCATAGAGGACCACCGCCGCAGCCTCGCGGAATCGGGGGCGCTGGAGGCGCGCCGCATCGCCCGCGCGGAGGCGCGCATCCGGGCGGAAGTGCGCGCCGCTCTGGAGGCACACCTGGGCCGGGTTGCGGGGGGCGGCGGCTTCGCGGACGCGGCGCGGATGGTGGCCGGCGGGCGGGAGACGGTGTACGAAGCGGCTCAACGCCTGCTCGGCGGAGGAGGTATCCTGTCCCAGGACCTGGAGTCATGATCACGACACACCGCAGGATTCGCGTCCTGGTGGCGAAACCGGGACTGGACGGCCACGACCGTGGGGCGCGCGTCATCGTGAGCGCCTTCCGCGACGCGGGCTTCGAGGTGGTCTACACCGGTCTTCATCAGACGCCGGAGGCCATCGTCGAGGCCGCCCTGCAGGAGGACGCGGACGTGGTGGCGCTGTCGATTCTCTCGGGCGCCCACATGACCCTCCTGCCCCGGGTGAAGGCACTCCTCGACGAGGCGGGGCTGGGCGACGTTCTGGTGACCGGAGGCGGCATCATCCCGGACGAGGATGCGGAGGCGCTCCACTCCGCGGGCATCGGCCGGCTCTTCGGGCCGGGCACGCGCACCGGGGACGCGGTCGCCTACATCCGCACCTGGTTCGCTTCGTCGGGGCGGGCAGCCACGTGAGCCCGCGCAGCGCGGGATCGACTCGTACCGCGAAGGCCGGGCGCCCGTCCGCGGGGGACCCCGCCGTCCCCCGGGTGCGCCGGCTCGCCGAGGAGCTCGAGGAGCTGCGGGCGCGCCTGCGGCTGGGAGGCGGGACGAAGCGGATCGAGCGCGAGCACGCCCGGGGCAAGTGGACGGCCCGCGAACGGGTCGCCGCGCTGCTCGACCCCGGCGAGACCTTCGTCGAGATCGGCCTGCTGGTGGCGCACGACCTCTACGACGGGCGGGCGCCCGCCGCCGGGGTGGTCACCGGCGTGGGCCGGATCCATGGGCGCGAGGTGGTCGTGGTCGCCAACGACGCGACCGTCAAGGCGGGGGCCTGGTGGCCCGAGACCATCGCCAAGATCCTGCGCGCGCAGGAGATCGCCATGCGCTGCCGCATCCCCATCGTCTATCTCGTGGACTCGGCGGGGGTCAACCTGCCGTACCAGGGAGGCGTCTTCCCCGGGAAGTACGGGGCGGCGCGCATCTTCTACTACAACTCGCTCATGCGCCGCTACCTGGGCATCCCCCAGATCGCCGCGGTCATGGGCCCCTGCATTGCGGGCGGCGCCTACCTGCCCGCGCTCTCGGACGTGATCGTCATGGTCGAGGGCACCAGCTTCATGGGGCTCGGGGGTCCCAACCTCGTCAAGGGCGCCATCGGGCAGACGGTCGAGGCGGAGGAACTGGGGGGCGCGCGCATGCATACGTCGGTCAGCGGGGTCGCCCATTACCTCGCGAAGGACGATCCGGCCTGCATCGAGAAGATCCGCGTGCTGATCGAAGCCCTGCCGCGCGGCGACGGCTCCGGGGCCGTGTCCGGACAGGCGTTGCGCCCGGACGCCACCGGCTCCGCCGGATCGCGGCACGGGCGCGCGTCTGCCCGCATCGGCCCGGCCCGCCCCGCGGAGGACCTCTACGAGCTCCTCCCCGACGATCACCGGCATCCCTACGACATGCCGGGGGTGCTGCGCTGCATCCTGGACGAGCCGGGGCTGGTGGAGTATCAGCCTGAATACGCCCCGGAGATGATGTGCGGAACCGGCGCCATCGACGGGATGCAGATCGCGGTCATCGCCAACGCGCGCGGAATGGTGCGCGATGCGGAGGGTGGGCCGCCCCGGTTCGGAGGCATCGTCTATACGAAAAGCGCGGAAAAGGTCGCCGGCTTCATCGAGACCATGAATCGCCGCCGCAGGCCGCTGCTCTTCGTGCAGGACGTGTCGGGCTTCATGGTGGGGCCGAAGGCGGAGCGCTCGGGCATCATCCGCGCGGGCGCGCACTTCGTGGAGGCGATGGCGAGCGCGACGGTGCCCAAGCTGGTGCTGACCCTCAACCACGCCTCCGGGGCGGGCTACTACGCGATGGCGGGCCAGGGCTTCGATCCGGACTTCATCCTTTCCCTTCCGACGGGGAGGATGGGGGTGATGGAGGGCGAGAGCGCGGTCATGGCGCTCTTCAGCCGGCAGCTCGAGGAGCTGCGCGAGCGCGGCGAAGTGCCGGACGAGGACTTGCGCACGCGCATGGACGAGGTGCGGGAGGACTACGACCGTCAGCTGGATGCCCGCTTCGCCGGCGCCCGCGGCTTCGTCGACGAAGTCGTGCTGCCCGAGGAACTGCGCGGAGCACTGGCGCTGCTGCTGCGGGCGGCGCTCAACAACCCGGGGCCGCACCTGGGAGCGTTCCACCTGCCGCCGGGCGTGTCGTGAGGGAGAGAGGTGGCGGCGCGCGCACGGTGCGCGTCGCGGGCGCCGGCGGATTCTGGGGCGACGACCTCGATGCGCCGGTACGGCAGGTTGAAGAGGGACCGATCGACTACCTGGTCATGGACTACCTGGCCGAGGTGACCATGTCGATTCTGCACAAGCAGCGCGCCCGCGACCCGGAGGCGGGATACGCGCGCGACTTCGTCTCGCTGATGGAGCGCATCCTGCCGGCGTGCCTGGAGCGCGGCATCCGGGTGGTCGCCAACGCCGGCGGGGTCAATCCCGGAGGATGCGCCGGCGAGGTGGCGCGGGCGGCCCGGCGCGCGCGGGTGGGCGGCCGCCTGCGGCTGGGGATCGTGACCGGCGACGACCTCATGCCCCGGCTGGACCAGCTGCTCGCCGCCGGCCACGAGTTGCGCAACATTGAGACCGGCGAGCCGCTGGCGGGCATCCGCGAGCGGGTGACGGGGGCGAACGTCTACCTGGGCGCCTTCCCGATCGCTCAGGCGCTGGGGCGGGGCGCCCACGTGGTGGTTACGGGTCGCTGCGTGGACGCGGCGCTCACGCTGGCGCCCCTGCTGCACGAGTTCGGCTGGGCGGCGGACGACCACGACCGTCTGGCCGCCGGGGTGGTGGCGGGGCACGTCAACGAATGCGGCGCCCAGTGCACCGGCGGGAACGCCATGCCGGAGTGGTGGAGCATCCCCGACCTCGACCGGGTCGGCTTCCCCATCATCGAGGCCGAGCCCTCCGGCGACTTCGTGGTCACCAAGCACGACGGGTCCGGGGGGCGCGTGAGCCCCGCCACCGTCACCGAGCAGATCGTGTACGAGATCGGCGACCCGGCCGCCTATCCCACCCCGGACGTGGTCGCGGACTTCACCACCGTCCACCTGAGCGGGGCGGGGAAGGACCGAGTGCGGGTGACGGGTGCGCGTGGGCGCCCGCCCACCGGCTGGCTCAAGGCTTCCATCGTGTACGCGGGCGGGTGGCGGGCGGTCGGCACGCTCGTGTACGCCTGGCCGGATGCGGCCGCCAAGGCGCGCGCGGCCGCCCGCGTCCTGCGGGCCCGCCTGGACCGGCTGGGGCTCCGCTTCGACGAGGTGCGCACCGACCTCGTGGGTTGGGATTCGACGCACGGGCCGCTGGCGGGCCCGCCGCCGCCGGATCTGCCCGAAGTGCAGTTGCGGGTCGCCGTGCGCGGCAGCGAGCGCGCCCCGGTGGAGCGCTTCACCCGCGAGGTCGCCCCGCTGGTGCTGACCGGCCCGCCCTCCGTCACCGGCTTCGGGGAGGGGCGCCCGCGCGTGCGCGAGGTCGCCGCCTTCTGGCCCGCGTTGGTGCCGCGCGACGCGGTGGAGCCCTTCGTACGCGTGGAGACGCGCGAGGCATGATCGTCGCTCGCCGGGCATGCAACGGGGGATTCGTCCCACGGCGATGGCGGCCCGGACTCCAGAGGACCGCTGACCGTTTCCCTTCCGCGTCCGGGGCTGCAATCTTGTCTGGGGCGCTCGCATGCCGGACCGGAGCAAGCGGGCGCGAAGCCCCCGGGAGGCCCTGACCATGGCGGCCGTCAAACTGGTCGAACTCGCGCACGCGCGCTCGGGCGACAAGGGCGATGTGGTCAACATCGGTGTGGTCGCCTATGATCCCGAACACTATCCGCTGCTCGTCCAGGCGCTGACCGCCGGACGGGTACAGGAGCACTTCGGCGACATGGTCAAAGGGAAGGTGGTGCGCTACGAGCTTCCCAACCTGCACGCCCTCAACTTCGTGCTGCCCGGGGCGCTCGGCGGCGGGGGAACCGTGTCGCTGATGATGGACGCGCAGGGCAAGGTGTTTTCGACTGCGCTGCTGCGCATGGATGTGGAAGTGCCGGACGAGGTCGCGGGACGCGTGCGGGGGCGGGGCAGGATCCCGCAGTCGCC
The Gammaproteobacteria bacterium genome window above contains:
- a CDS encoding DUF126 domain-containing protein gives rise to the protein MELSGAPVHAGEGRGPLLVLRRPLSFWGGVDPETGRVSDPRHPQYGEPLGGRILVMERAIGSSSSSAIMLELLRNDVAPAAIVLGSTDAILVLGVLVAEELGYPSIPLVDVGRDGFKRIRDGKGGHGQVRALARTAILRVA
- the meaB gene encoding methylmalonyl Co-A mutase-associated GTPase MeaB, which gives rise to MARSLAEGCGAGERAALARAISVVEDRRPGFRELLAQVTGHGRRAHRTGITGPPGAGKSTLAAALARVWRDAREEVAIVAVDPTSPYSGGALLGDRVRMAPLRLDRGVFIRSMATRGAGGGLAEAVHDVIDLMEGSGFGRILLETVGVGQTELGVAEAADTVVVVLTPESGDEVQAMKAGLAEVADIFVVNKADRPEARALVGRLRDAVGLGRGRGGGARGADVLAEEANARGWNAPVLTAVATAGEGIIALADAIEDHRRSLAESGALEARRIARAEARIRAEVRAALEAHLGRVAGGGGFADAARMVAGGRETVYEAAQRLLGGGGILSQDLES
- the hutI gene encoding imidazolonepropionase; amino-acid sequence: MADTGEAYGVVRDGLVAVAGGRITWVGAARGAPRELAADTSRTLDGRGGWLTPGLIDCHTHLVFAGTRADEFEMRLRGMSYKEIALAGGGIRSTVAATRAATEEQLCDASSWRLETLAAHGVTTVEIKSGYGLDVDTELRMLRAARTLGERLDVRVSRTLLAAHALPSEYQDRRDAYLDLVCGTMIPRAAADRLAHAVDAFCEGIGFTVAECARVFDAAAAHGLPVRLHADQLSPFGGAELAARYRARSADHLEYATEAGCRAMAAAGTTAVLLPGAYYTLGESRRPPVDAMRRHSVPIAVATDLNPGSSPVTSPLLAMNMACVLFGLTPEEALAGMTRQAAPVLGLQGEVGVVSPGACADLALWDVDHPSELSYWIGANPCRAVVRGGEVFHGDLLHGTR
- a CDS encoding AarF/UbiB family protein gives rise to the protein MRRIARFAWVLLRLLPFLIAFLRDRRRWIVVGRPARRGPGHHERRAARLVGTIAALGPAFIKLGQMFASRADILPEPYLTAVGTLRDQVPPASPDAIVGVIEKELGARLPDLFESFDREPIAAASLGQVHRARLDGRDVAVKVLRPRVEQRVALDVDTAFRIVFWLNVLFPNHHMRALANVIREFSVKVREEMDLRVEAENTRRFRRAFARDRAVRAPRVFDDMTTRHVMVMQYMEGIRIDRLGDRVRRGRPSASLLMERLSSVYLRMMMMDGFLHADPHPGNLLVAEDGSLVVLDWGAVIEVPRWTRQSLLGLSMAVVREDIDGAIGAMYRLGMIGPEVSRGEIREAAAEIVRVVEGARKDGQAGRRRVQESVREVLDTFYTWPLMLPRELVYLFRTLVLLEGIGAAYDARFDSFAVFRRVVGAHRGEILRTAGREPVAIAKDVWSETSGLVRSARALLVRAERENLRVRVHPRDIQGIERSLTLLGRRLLLSIFAASTAIISAIIYISLDNVWVLAAGLLAALVLFLVVLVVPAHLLDNPLRHARGLGSRRWQP
- a CDS encoding cobalamin B12-binding domain-containing protein; this translates as MITTHRRIRVLVAKPGLDGHDRGARVIVSAFRDAGFEVVYTGLHQTPEAIVEAALQEDADVVALSILSGAHMTLLPRVKALLDEAGLGDVLVTGGGIIPDEDAEALHSAGIGRLFGPGTRTGDAVAYIRTWFASSGRAAT
- a CDS encoding aconitase X catalytic domain-containing protein translates to MNPTLSNEERAVLDGERGPAPKLAMRIVVRMARILGARELVPVASAHIDGCLYHGDGGVEFAEQLVALGGKVAVPTTLNVGALDLLNPRRVRSAGHRREMALRQMRAYEALGCRPTWTCAPYQAGHRPEGGQDVAWGESNAVVFANSVLGARTNRYGDFMDICCALAGRAPRTGLHLEENRRATVVVDTGAINPALKERDVFYPVLGTWLGATVDERVAVVTGLPETATEDQLKAMGAASASSGAVGLFHVEGVTPEAPNLAAALGGRAPEAVLTPDARELRRVRDALSTTGTAQLDAVALGSPHFSRDEFSLLEALLPREPFRIPFYVCTGRAEYERLETSGRLRRFEEAGVEIVADTCVVVAPILPARGSVLMTNSGKFAHYTPATTGYDVVYGSLEDCVRSAATGRVTRDEGLWS
- a CDS encoding tyrosine-type recombinase/integrase — protein: MARTRKCRRSYGAGEWGRNRVRIFPDPKTGNFQIEWRENGRRLTRSLGHRDWARAKRQADEFAAGFAGPEIGGKAEAEPEPLTLEKLFDIYGEEVTPTKGECSRQYDRGALAMFLRFFGKDRKPATLSQRDWDRFIRARRAGRVGPSGRPVSNRTVERDLRFLLAVLNWAARSRNEAGRLLLDSNPLKGLRVPREKNPTRVILSQAEYEALLRVSAQIDWRFRVALVLAHETGHRIGAIRHLRWCDIDTGAGVIWWRAEHDKTGFEHRTPVTDEALRVLEEARKANPGNGDAPVLPARRDSAGSVSHAAARDWWKKAEALAGLERMRGRGWHSLRRKFASDLMDQPLKVLCELGGWRTAQTVLQCYQRPDEDRLKKALAARRIHPSAS